From Pseudoalteromonas rubra, one genomic window encodes:
- the ispH gene encoding 4-hydroxy-3-methylbut-2-enyl diphosphate reductase, whose amino-acid sequence MEILLANPRGFCAGVDRAISIVERALDIFEKPIYVRHEVVHNKYVVDGLRARGAVFVEELDQVPDDSIVIFSAHGVSQQVRQEAKRRELKVFDATCPLVTKVHMEVTRASRKGTECILIGHHGHPEVEGTMGQYNNSAGGIYLVETPEDVETLEVKDPSNLFYCSQTTLSVDDTSDVIEALREKFPQIHGPRKDDICYATQNRQDAVRDLANKVDLLLVVGAKNSSNSNRLRELADKMGTRAFLIDDDQCLEASWFEEVGKVGVTAGASAPEVLVQQVIDRLKALGGETVVENPGQEENVVFAVPVELR is encoded by the coding sequence ATGGAGATCTTACTCGCCAATCCACGTGGCTTTTGCGCCGGGGTTGATCGCGCTATTAGTATCGTTGAGCGCGCACTCGATATCTTTGAAAAACCGATTTATGTTCGTCATGAAGTTGTACACAACAAATATGTGGTTGACGGATTGCGCGCTCGTGGGGCGGTATTTGTCGAAGAGCTGGATCAGGTGCCTGATGATAGTATCGTGATCTTTAGTGCGCATGGCGTGTCACAACAAGTGCGTCAGGAAGCCAAGCGTCGTGAGTTGAAAGTGTTTGATGCCACGTGTCCTTTGGTGACCAAGGTACATATGGAAGTGACACGTGCGAGCCGCAAAGGCACTGAGTGTATCCTTATCGGACATCATGGCCACCCGGAAGTTGAAGGCACTATGGGTCAGTACAATAATTCGGCGGGCGGAATTTATCTGGTTGAAACACCGGAAGACGTCGAAACGCTTGAAGTAAAAGATCCCAGTAACCTGTTTTACTGCAGTCAGACGACACTGTCAGTGGATGATACCTCTGACGTGATTGAAGCATTGCGTGAGAAATTCCCTCAGATCCACGGCCCCCGTAAAGATGATATTTGCTATGCTACGCAAAATCGTCAGGATGCAGTCAGAGATTTGGCTAACAAGGTCGATTTGCTGCTTGTTGTCGGGGCAAAGAACAGCTCCAATTCAAATCGCTTGCGAGAGCTTGCAGACAAAATGGGTACTCGCGCCTTTTTGATTGACGATGACCAGTGTCTGGAAGCAAGTTGGTTTGAAGAGGTTGGTAAAGTAGGTGTGACTGCTGGCGCATCAGCGCCTGAAGTGCTGGTGCAGCAAGTGATCGATCGTCTTAAAGCATTGGGTGGGGAAACCGTTGTAGAAAACCCAGGTCAGGAAGAAAACGTGGTATTCGCTGTTCCTGTTGAGCTTAGGTAG
- the fkpB gene encoding FKBP-type peptidyl-prolyl cis-trans isomerase, whose translation MSEQLIGPQSEVLFHFSIKLADGSAADSTKVHDKPAKLFMGDGSLTENFEKCLLGLQAGDSKSFELEPQDAFGMPNPDNIYYVDRSKFGADTPAEVGSIIAFTQPDGTELPGLVREVAGDSVTVDFNHPLAGQKVTFEVDILEVKN comes from the coding sequence ATGAGTGAGCAGCTAATAGGCCCACAATCTGAAGTTTTATTTCATTTTTCGATAAAACTGGCTGACGGATCCGCAGCGGACTCAACGAAAGTGCACGACAAGCCCGCAAAGCTCTTTATGGGCGACGGTAGCCTGACTGAGAACTTTGAAAAGTGTTTATTAGGGCTGCAAGCGGGTGACAGCAAATCATTCGAACTTGAGCCACAAGATGCCTTTGGGATGCCAAACCCGGACAATATTTATTATGTTGATCGCAGTAAGTTTGGCGCCGATACACCAGCTGAAGTGGGCAGTATTATCGCGTTTACTCAGCCTGATGGCACTGAGCTTCCAGGCCTGGTACGTGAAGTCGCCGGTGATTCAGTGACCGTTGACTTCAACCACCCATTGGCCGGGCAAAAAGTAACCTTTGAAGTCGATATTTTAGAGGTGAAAAACTAA
- the ribF gene encoding bifunctional riboflavin kinase/FAD synthetase has product MQLIRGIHNIRPHHYGCVLTIGNFDGVHLGHTEVLKGLVEDARVHNLPSTVMLFEPQPQEFFAKQQAPARLTRLRDKLALLADIGIERVICVSFNARFANFQAEDFVREVLSAKLGTRALTVGDDFRFGKGRVGDFSMLQRLGRELNMKVTDTQSFRQRNSRVSSTLIRAALAEGDVGLAHEMLGHTYAISGRVIHGWKKGRELGFKTANVALKRQVSPVQGVFAVRARVQDTDYCGVANVGTKPTLNGKRALLEVHIFDFDQEIYGQFIKVELLHKLRDEQKFESLQQLTEQIAQDVIAAKHFFQ; this is encoded by the coding sequence ATGCAATTGATCAGAGGGATCCATAATATTCGACCCCACCACTATGGCTGTGTGTTGACGATAGGGAACTTTGATGGCGTACATCTGGGGCACACCGAAGTACTGAAGGGCTTAGTGGAAGATGCTCGGGTGCATAACTTGCCAAGTACGGTTATGTTGTTTGAGCCACAACCACAAGAGTTTTTTGCCAAACAACAAGCGCCAGCTCGATTGACCCGACTTCGAGATAAACTCGCGCTATTGGCTGATATTGGTATTGAGCGTGTGATCTGTGTCAGTTTTAACGCGCGATTTGCCAACTTTCAGGCCGAAGACTTTGTTCGTGAAGTACTGAGTGCAAAACTGGGTACCAGAGCCCTGACCGTTGGTGATGATTTTCGCTTTGGTAAAGGCCGGGTCGGGGACTTTTCGATGTTGCAACGACTGGGGCGCGAGTTGAACATGAAAGTGACGGATACGCAAAGCTTCAGACAACGGAATAGCCGGGTCAGTAGTACATTGATCCGTGCTGCACTGGCCGAAGGCGATGTTGGGCTGGCTCATGAAATGCTTGGCCACACCTATGCGATTTCAGGACGGGTGATCCATGGTTGGAAAAAAGGTCGTGAGTTGGGGTTTAAAACTGCCAATGTTGCGCTTAAACGTCAGGTCAGCCCCGTTCAGGGCGTATTTGCAGTGCGTGCCAGGGTACAGGACACTGACTATTGCGGTGTTGCAAACGTTGGTACAAAGCCCACCTTGAATGGTAAGCGAGCCTTACTAGAGGTACATATTTTCGATTTTGACCAGGAAATCTATGGTCAATTTATAAAAGTGGAGCTGCTTCATAAGCTCCGTGATGAACAAAAATTTGAGTCATTGCAGCAGTTAACTGAGCAAATTGCTCAGGACGTCATTGCTGCAAAACACTTTTTTCAATAA
- a CDS encoding sensor histidine kinase gives MDKSEAIGLGLLKAMVSERGVLAMLIASQSLSFIYTLADYDDFWLTLGLVSLFTHSNALLSLAIISLISVLNVSKPQHNGVLELSIVFVVFLSVCIGLSIGIQFTPLTSHVPVDWGPVFSHSAICCFVVVILLYFMSIYIDNVNALELAARAEIDALHARIRPHFLHNTLNTLAELTHENPQDAEQAALLLARLMRVSLAEKKWHTIADEVALTKDYLNLEHFRFEQRLQAQWIIDDALLTVPIPTLTLQPLVENAVLHGIEKRVQGGTITIQIEQTGDTISLCVTNPLSLSTHQSNGNGIATKNIDKRLSLYYQRRASLRIARDNDKFVATILLPDTGAYELSDFG, from the coding sequence ATGGATAAGTCAGAGGCAATAGGCCTGGGACTGTTAAAAGCCATGGTGTCTGAGCGAGGTGTATTGGCCATGCTGATCGCCTCGCAGTCCCTTTCTTTTATTTATACACTCGCTGATTATGATGACTTCTGGCTTACCCTGGGTCTGGTGAGTTTATTTACCCACAGCAATGCGTTATTGTCTTTGGCTATCATCTCCCTTATCAGTGTGTTAAACGTGTCTAAACCGCAGCACAATGGGGTGCTTGAGTTGAGCATTGTCTTTGTGGTATTCCTTAGCGTATGTATAGGCTTGAGTATTGGGATCCAGTTTACTCCTCTCACTTCTCACGTCCCGGTAGACTGGGGGCCGGTGTTTAGTCATAGCGCAATTTGTTGCTTTGTTGTGGTTATTCTGCTGTATTTTATGTCTATCTATATTGATAATGTGAATGCACTTGAACTGGCCGCGCGAGCAGAAATCGACGCATTACACGCCAGGATCCGGCCACACTTTTTGCACAACACACTCAACACCCTCGCCGAGTTGACACACGAGAATCCACAAGACGCGGAGCAGGCAGCATTGTTGTTGGCACGTCTGATGCGCGTGTCGCTGGCCGAGAAAAAGTGGCACACCATTGCGGATGAAGTGGCTTTGACAAAAGATTATCTGAACCTGGAGCACTTTCGTTTTGAACAAAGATTACAGGCACAATGGATAATTGACGATGCTTTACTGACCGTGCCGATCCCAACATTAACGCTTCAGCCACTGGTCGAAAATGCGGTATTGCATGGTATAGAAAAACGCGTCCAGGGTGGGACTATTACTATCCAAATTGAACAGACCGGCGATACCATTTCATTATGTGTCACCAATCCTTTGTCTCTGTCTACACATCAATCTAACGGCAATGGGATTGCAACTAAAAACATAGATAAACGACTCTCTCTGTATTATCAGCGCCGGGCTAGTTTGAGGATTGCGCGAGATAATGATAAATTCGTAGCAACCATCCTTTTACCTGACACCGGAGCTTATGAATTATCTGATTTTGGATGA
- a CDS encoding LytR/AlgR family response regulator transcription factor encodes MNYLILDDEPIARRRLRRLMSEFDHFNCVAEAADGTQAIELCERTAPELVFLDIAMPGIDGLEVAGVLRQQMPECKIVFVTAFAEHALQAFDLLAEGYLVKPIDKERLVALLEHIYGEQMQRLQYQVGHDTRWVAVSDILVARSDDRYTHIYFKDGEALIDIPLKKLMATYPRHFVQVHRNTLVKKQAVRSLESVEGAHRVRLDGFAEPITVSRRAAANFKSLF; translated from the coding sequence ATGAATTATCTGATTTTGGATGATGAGCCGATCGCCAGACGGCGATTACGGCGCTTGATGTCGGAGTTTGATCATTTCAATTGCGTGGCGGAAGCCGCTGACGGTACACAGGCAATTGAGCTATGCGAACGCACTGCACCAGAATTGGTGTTTTTAGATATTGCGATGCCTGGTATCGATGGGCTTGAGGTTGCTGGTGTGCTGAGGCAGCAAATGCCTGAATGCAAGATTGTGTTTGTGACTGCCTTTGCAGAACACGCTTTGCAGGCATTTGATTTGCTGGCCGAAGGTTACCTGGTTAAACCCATAGACAAAGAACGTTTGGTCGCCTTACTGGAGCATATATACGGCGAACAGATGCAGCGTTTGCAATATCAGGTTGGTCATGACACTCGTTGGGTAGCCGTATCTGATATTTTGGTTGCCAGGAGTGACGACCGCTACACACACATTTATTTTAAGGATGGTGAAGCGCTGATCGATATTCCATTGAAGAAGCTCATGGCCACTTATCCGCGGCATTTTGTGCAGGTGCACAGAAACACTCTGGTAAAGAAACAGGCTGTACGTAGCCTGGAGTCTGTCGAAGGAGCCCACAGGGTCAGGCTGGATGGCTTTGCTGAGCCCATTACTGTGAGCCGCCGCGCTGCAGCTAACTTCAAATCACTGTTCTGA
- the lspA gene encoding signal peptidase II, giving the protein MTKSTERSGLVWLWLSLLLFAVDFGTKALVVENMRLYESIELLPFFNFTYMHNYGAAFSFLSEAGGWQRWFLSTIAVAISGLLVYWLKKLPAKNWLLCSAYALVLSGALGNLYDRVTLGYVVDFLHFYYQDWHYPAFNVADMAIVGGAGLLLFDAIFGDNVDTQEKKA; this is encoded by the coding sequence ATGACCAAATCGACCGAGCGAAGTGGTCTGGTGTGGTTGTGGCTGAGTCTACTGCTTTTTGCAGTAGACTTCGGCACGAAAGCACTGGTAGTCGAAAACATGCGGCTCTATGAGTCTATTGAGTTACTGCCATTTTTTAATTTTACCTATATGCACAACTATGGCGCGGCGTTTAGCTTTTTAAGTGAAGCGGGCGGTTGGCAACGTTGGTTTTTGAGTACCATTGCCGTTGCTATCAGTGGCTTACTAGTTTACTGGTTGAAGAAGTTACCTGCTAAAAATTGGTTGTTGTGTAGTGCGTATGCGCTTGTCCTGTCTGGTGCCTTAGGGAACCTGTATGATCGGGTTACACTAGGCTATGTGGTGGATTTCTTACACTTTTACTATCAGGACTGGCATTACCCGGCATTTAATGTCGCAGACATGGCCATTGTAGGTGGTGCTGGTTTATTGTTATTTGACGCCATTTTTGGTGACAACGTGGATACGCAGGAGAAAAAGGCATGA
- the pilV gene encoding type IV pilus modification protein PilV, with amino-acid sequence MMANTVCINTNRGFTLLESLIAFMVLSFGLLGAVALQAKAKQASFDSMQRAAAVALAGDIMQRIRSNDTLNLDDQYQQVFSSTATVNGNNSCFSNICSNADIAAMDLEQWVMAIQAKENTGSLDDTTVCITTASVAGTQGRGFNVTVSVAWAGRQAFEMNATNQAINCGENNDYRRVVSINSYILVRD; translated from the coding sequence ATGATGGCAAACACTGTGTGTATTAACACCAATCGTGGATTTACCCTTTTAGAATCGCTCATCGCGTTTATGGTGCTGAGCTTTGGCCTGCTCGGTGCAGTGGCACTTCAGGCAAAAGCCAAGCAAGCCAGTTTCGATTCTATGCAACGCGCAGCAGCAGTCGCCCTGGCTGGCGATATCATGCAGCGGATCCGCAGTAATGATACCCTGAATCTTGATGATCAGTACCAACAAGTGTTTAGCAGCACAGCTACAGTGAACGGTAATAACAGCTGTTTTAGTAATATATGTAGCAATGCAGACATTGCGGCTATGGATCTGGAGCAATGGGTCATGGCCATCCAGGCCAAAGAAAATACCGGCTCGCTCGATGACACAACAGTGTGCATTACCACGGCTTCGGTTGCAGGTACTCAGGGCCGAGGATTTAATGTGACTGTGAGTGTGGCATGGGCTGGTCGCCAGGCTTTTGAAATGAATGCAACGAATCAGGCCATCAATTGTGGTGAGAATAACGATTATCGGCGTGTTGTTAGTATCAATAGCTATATTCTGGTGAGGGATTGA
- a CDS encoding PilW family protein gives MMRSGFTLVELLISMFIGALLLGGVVTAYVSMKVTTRDTMAIGELQEVGRLTLTLLRRDLEQVGFWGTFYDKGLTARNSVSPANPSNDCFGGLNNGSFPNAVQTNFRSIYAEKTSGAALSCISGAKNNTEVLQLKFLEGRQITDDNDVENNRYYFIAQQEQGTFVAGSSYGGQPTNNSTLWPYSHHAYYIEEQPIRINSQTITTPILMRRRLTVGGGMTTEAVIEGVEDIRYLFGLDTNGDSRVDTYRSTQDMTAGDWERSGGILTVQIIALVRVLEADAGLELKNQTYTLGNDPDRRTLTFNDNYRRTVFSTTIQLYNMGISTW, from the coding sequence ATGATGCGCTCTGGTTTCACCTTAGTCGAGTTACTGATCTCCATGTTTATTGGCGCGCTGTTGCTCGGCGGTGTTGTTACGGCGTACGTTAGCATGAAAGTCACCACCCGAGATACTATGGCCATCGGCGAGCTTCAGGAAGTTGGGCGGTTAACACTAACTTTACTGCGGCGCGATCTTGAGCAGGTGGGGTTTTGGGGCACATTTTACGACAAAGGTCTGACGGCCAGGAACTCAGTTAGCCCAGCAAACCCAAGCAATGACTGCTTTGGTGGTCTGAATAATGGTAGCTTCCCGAATGCGGTGCAAACCAATTTCCGTTCTATTTACGCCGAAAAGACCAGTGGCGCCGCTTTGAGTTGCATCTCAGGTGCTAAAAACAACACAGAAGTATTACAGCTTAAGTTTCTTGAAGGGCGGCAGATCACGGACGATAACGACGTAGAAAATAATCGTTACTACTTTATCGCTCAGCAGGAGCAGGGGACTTTTGTGGCGGGAAGCAGTTATGGCGGGCAGCCGACTAATAACTCGACTCTGTGGCCTTATAGTCACCATGCTTATTACATCGAAGAGCAACCAATCAGAATTAATAGCCAAACCATTACTACCCCAATTTTAATGCGCAGGCGGTTGACTGTGGGTGGTGGCATGACGACCGAGGCAGTAATAGAAGGGGTTGAAGATATTCGCTATCTGTTTGGGTTAGATACAAATGGTGACAGTCGCGTGGATACTTATCGAAGTACGCAGGATATGACAGCAGGTGATTGGGAACGCTCAGGAGGGATATTGACGGTGCAAATCATTGCACTGGTTCGGGTACTGGAAGCCGATGCGGGTCTGGAGTTAAAGAATCAAACTTATACCCTTGGTAACGACCCGGACAGGCGTACTCTGACCTTTAATGATAACTATCGGCGCACGGTGTTTTCGACCACCATTCAGCTTTACAACATGGGGATCTCGACATGGTAA
- the ileS gene encoding isoleucine--tRNA ligase, whose translation MSDYKHTLNLPETEFPMRGNLAQREPKMLKKWYEQDLYGQIRNAKKGKKPFILHDGPPYANGNIHLGHSVNKILKDIIIKSKTLSDFDAPYVPGWDCHGLPIELQVEKKVGKPGKKVSVAEFREKCRDYARKQVDGQKTDFKRLGVLGDWDRPYLTMNFDFEANALRVLGRIIKNGHLHKGAKPVHWCTDCGSALAEAEVEYQDKQSPAIDVKFDFVDEQALVSAFALADEHQGSGAVSTVIWTTTPWTLPANRAVAVHGGLEYALVQIEDEGHEQRMVLGSELVKDAMDRFGFNRYHVLGYAKGAVLENLRVAHPFYDFDVPVILGEHVTTDSGTGIVHTAPGHGPEDFAAGQAYDLEVANPVGANGVFLPDTPVFAGQHVFKANDAIIEHLKEKGALVHHHAMTHSYPHCWRHKTPIIFRATPQWFVSMDQANLRQDSMAEIGKTQWIPEWGENRIANMVEGRPDWCISRQRTWGVPIALFVDKDTGALHPQTETLIEEVAKLVEQKGIQAWYDLDPATLLNEADAQQYVKVQDTLDVWFDSGVTHACVVDAREELSGPADLYLEGSDQHRGWFMSSMMTSVAINGHAPYRQVLTHGFTVDEKGHKMSKSLGNVISPQDIMNKLGADILRLWVASTDYTAEMTVSDQIFKRAADRYRRIRNTSRYLLSNLSGFNPATDLVAVEDMIELDRWIVSRAAQLQQEIVEAYDNYQMLVVTQKLMNFCTGELGSFYLDVIKDRQYTAKSDSHARRSCQSALYHIAEAMTRWMAPIMSFTAQEIWEVLPGERGEFVFTDVWYDGLTQVSEGQLSNDFWQELLAVRDEVNKVLESARKEEIIGATLQAEVTLYTGGDLAEKLQTLKDELRFVLLTSKAQVEVVNAKPEGAVSTEIDGLFISVKATQAPKCERCWHHCEDVGQHDAHPELCGRCVTNVDGAGEQRQFA comes from the coding sequence ATGAGCGACTACAAGCATACGTTAAATCTACCGGAAACTGAGTTTCCAATGCGTGGCAATTTGGCACAACGCGAGCCCAAAATGCTTAAAAAATGGTACGAACAAGATCTGTATGGTCAGATCCGCAATGCCAAAAAAGGTAAAAAGCCATTTATTTTGCACGATGGTCCTCCCTATGCCAACGGTAATATTCACTTAGGTCACTCCGTAAATAAAATTCTTAAAGATATTATTATTAAGTCAAAGACACTTTCCGACTTCGATGCACCGTACGTGCCAGGCTGGGATTGTCATGGATTGCCGATTGAGCTTCAGGTTGAGAAGAAAGTTGGCAAGCCAGGTAAAAAAGTATCTGTTGCTGAATTTCGTGAAAAGTGTCGTGACTACGCGCGCAAACAGGTTGACGGTCAGAAAACAGACTTTAAACGTCTGGGCGTTTTGGGTGACTGGGATCGCCCTTATCTGACAATGAACTTCGACTTTGAAGCCAATGCACTACGTGTATTGGGTCGCATCATTAAAAATGGTCACCTCCATAAAGGGGCTAAGCCAGTCCATTGGTGTACAGACTGTGGCTCGGCTTTGGCGGAAGCGGAAGTAGAGTATCAGGACAAACAATCTCCTGCGATTGATGTTAAGTTCGACTTTGTTGATGAACAGGCGTTGGTAAGCGCGTTTGCATTGGCTGATGAACATCAGGGTAGCGGCGCTGTCAGCACTGTGATCTGGACAACGACGCCTTGGACCCTGCCTGCCAACCGCGCGGTTGCTGTCCATGGTGGGCTGGAGTACGCGCTGGTACAAATCGAAGATGAAGGCCATGAGCAACGTATGGTATTGGGCTCTGAGCTGGTCAAAGATGCGATGGATCGGTTTGGTTTTAATCGTTATCACGTGCTGGGTTATGCCAAAGGCGCGGTACTGGAAAACTTGCGTGTTGCGCATCCTTTCTATGACTTTGATGTACCAGTGATCCTGGGTGAGCATGTCACAACTGATTCAGGTACAGGTATTGTTCACACAGCACCTGGCCACGGCCCGGAGGATTTCGCTGCAGGTCAAGCTTATGATCTGGAAGTGGCAAATCCGGTCGGTGCAAATGGTGTATTCCTGCCAGATACGCCTGTGTTCGCAGGTCAGCATGTATTTAAGGCAAATGATGCGATCATTGAACACTTAAAAGAAAAGGGCGCATTGGTTCATCATCATGCGATGACTCACAGCTACCCACACTGCTGGCGTCACAAAACACCGATTATCTTCCGCGCGACACCACAATGGTTCGTGAGTATGGATCAGGCGAATCTGCGTCAGGATTCTATGGCAGAAATTGGTAAAACTCAGTGGATCCCTGAGTGGGGTGAAAACCGTATTGCAAACATGGTTGAAGGGCGCCCGGACTGGTGTATCTCGCGTCAGCGTACCTGGGGTGTTCCAATCGCATTGTTCGTTGACAAAGATACAGGTGCATTGCATCCGCAAACTGAGACTTTGATTGAAGAAGTCGCTAAGCTGGTTGAGCAAAAAGGCATTCAAGCCTGGTATGATCTCGATCCTGCGACTTTGCTGAATGAGGCTGATGCGCAACAGTATGTCAAAGTACAAGATACGCTGGACGTATGGTTCGACTCAGGCGTAACACACGCCTGTGTTGTTGACGCGCGCGAAGAGCTGAGCGGTCCTGCTGACCTTTATCTGGAAGGCTCGGATCAGCACCGTGGTTGGTTTATGTCATCGATGATGACATCAGTAGCCATCAACGGCCATGCACCTTACCGTCAGGTTCTGACACATGGCTTCACGGTGGATGAAAAAGGCCACAAAATGTCAAAGTCGCTGGGTAACGTGATCTCACCTCAGGACATCATGAATAAGCTGGGTGCCGATATTCTTCGTCTGTGGGTCGCTTCAACTGATTATACGGCTGAGATGACCGTCTCAGATCAGATTTTCAAACGTGCCGCAGATCGTTATCGTCGTATCCGTAATACCAGCCGTTACCTGTTGTCGAACCTCAGTGGCTTTAACCCGGCGACGGATCTGGTTGCTGTTGAAGACATGATTGAACTGGACCGCTGGATTGTCAGCCGTGCAGCGCAATTACAACAAGAGATTGTAGAAGCGTACGATAACTACCAAATGCTGGTTGTGACACAGAAACTCATGAATTTCTGCACCGGTGAACTCGGCTCGTTTTATCTTGACGTTATTAAAGACCGTCAGTACACCGCTAAGAGTGACAGCCATGCGCGTCGTTCATGTCAAAGTGCGCTGTATCATATTGCAGAAGCGATGACACGCTGGATGGCACCTATCATGAGCTTTACTGCGCAAGAAATTTGGGAAGTATTACCAGGTGAGCGTGGTGAGTTTGTCTTTACAGATGTCTGGTACGATGGACTGACACAGGTGAGCGAAGGCCAGTTGAGTAATGATTTCTGGCAAGAGCTGTTAGCCGTGCGCGACGAAGTGAACAAAGTGCTGGAAAGTGCGCGTAAAGAAGAGATCATTGGTGCAACTTTACAGGCGGAAGTGACGCTGTACACAGGCGGCGACCTGGCAGAGAAACTTCAAACCCTGAAAGATGAGCTGCGGTTTGTATTATTGACATCTAAAGCTCAGGTGGAAGTGGTGAACGCTAAGCCAGAAGGCGCTGTTTCTACGGAGATTGACGGCTTATTTATCTCAGTGAAAGCAACACAGGCACCTAAGTGTGAGCGCTGTTGGCACCATTGTGAAGATGTAGGTCAGCATGATGCGCATCCTGAGTTGTGCGGCCGTTGTGTGACCAATGTCGATGGCGCTGGTGAACAGCGTCAGTTCGCTTAA
- a CDS encoding pilus assembly PilX family protein translates to MVMAHKQRGMVLIVSMVLIVAVMSVAVTLMSSSTIDIKVTNAAQEREAAEALLMGEVQRIISQEKARVNESVFQSRNGEFTNDEGELVRRTIHIDEELELESMQANLNSGQLLLECPRVFNFTEGLSCVITEVESSIQYGDQSRHQVTVVIGVAQEVIGNLGNQ, encoded by the coding sequence ATGGTAATGGCACACAAACAGCGCGGCATGGTGTTGATCGTCTCTATGGTACTGATCGTGGCAGTAATGAGCGTTGCCGTGACACTAATGAGCAGCAGCACCATAGATATAAAAGTGACTAACGCGGCGCAGGAGCGAGAAGCGGCGGAGGCATTACTCATGGGGGAGGTGCAGCGGATCATCTCTCAGGAGAAAGCGCGCGTAAATGAAAGTGTATTTCAGTCACGCAATGGTGAGTTCACAAACGATGAGGGTGAGTTGGTGCGAAGGACCATCCATATTGATGAAGAGCTTGAGCTTGAGAGTATGCAGGCAAATCTTAACAGTGGTCAGTTATTACTTGAATGTCCCCGTGTTTTTAATTTTACCGAGGGGCTCAGCTGTGTCATCACCGAAGTGGAAAGCAGTATCCAGTATGGCGACCAGTCTCGGCATCAGGTGACTGTGGTGATTGGTGTTGCGCAGGAAGTCATTGGTAACCTGGGGAATCAATAA